The DNA segment TCGGCTGTTGGCGCAAGAAAAACACGATACCGTGGGCGGCAAATTGGTGGGAACCAAAACCACCCGCGATAACGATTTGGGCGATGGTTTGGGCACCGAGGCCAAACTTAATTTTGCCGGCGGCAGTGTCACTCAGGTGGTCGCCGATAGCGATGGCGGATCGGCGATCGACGAACAGGAACAACCTCAATCCTATATCGAGGCTAGCGGCCACACAGTCAGCATGCAATCCGGTTCCGCCATCGTGGCGCCGGCGGGCAAGGTCAATATTACCGCTACCGATAAACCACAAAGTCCCTTGCAAGGCACGAGCGGCCGTATTTTCATGGATACTGGAGCCGTAATCGATGTCTCGGGTTCAGCCAATGTGGCGGTTCCGATAGAACGCAATGTGGCGGAAATCTCGGTGCAAAGTTTTGAGCTGCGCGATGCGCCCTTGCAAAAGACCGGGCCGTTGAAGGGCGAGACCGTCAAAATCGACTTGCGCAAAGGCAGTAAAATAGTAGACACCAGTGGCGCCGAATCCAGGATTAGCCGCAGTATCGAGGAGCGGCTGGGTACCGGTGGTGAAATCAATCTGACATCGAGCGGCGACGTGGTGATAAACAGTGGCGCTAAAATCGACATATCCGGAGGATCGGTCGATTATCAGGATGGCTATATCAGCACCACCAAGTTATTGACCGAATACGGACGTGTCGTCGATATCAGTGATGCCGATCCCAATGAACGATATGTGGGCATCTTTGGTATTGTCAATGAGGATCATGAGAAATGGGGCGTGTACAAGGAATGGAACATCCTCGACCAATTCGCCTCGGCCCAATTCGAAGCCGGTTATGCGGAAGGTCTAGCAGCCGGTAGTCTGAATATCAAGGCGCCCAATTTAGCCTGGAATGGGCGGTTGATCGCCGGTTCGGGCAATGGGATTTATCAGCGCCGGCCCGGTAATCGGGCCGATGGCGGGCATTTTTTGTTCGATTCGACCGCCTTCGTGACCGCGCTGCAAAAGGTACGGTTTCAGACCGACAAAAACAGCCTCGATATAGGCCAGGATGAGCCGTTTCCGCAAGATCAAGAAGATCAGCCGCAAGCCTTGATATTGTCGACTGAATTAACCAATCGCTCGGAAGTCCAGCATGTGCTGATCAAAACCCTGGCGGAGGTCGAAGTGGCGGCCGATGCCAATATCAACATGGTGCCGGGCGGCGAATTCAACATTCAGGCCGCCGGCATCGATATACAAGGGAAGGTGCATGCGGCCGGCGGTGAAATTACGCTGGCAATCGCCGATTCCCTGGCCGAGTTGAATCTGGGCGAAGGTTCTGAACTGGATGTAGCGGGCCAATGGGTTAACGATTATATGCTGGGTTATACCCAAACGCCGACCGATTCTTTATATGTCGATGGCGGCAAGGTCAAAGTCAATTCGGTGGGTGACCTATATTTGCGCGCGGGCGGTAAAATCAACGCCGACGGTGGTGCATGGTTGGCACAGAACGGTAAATTGACGCCGGGCAAGGGCGGTAGTATTGAATTGATCGCCGATGGACAGGGTTTTGCCAGCCCAAGCCGCTTGCATCTGGACGGAAGCCTGTCGGCGGCGTCGTTAAGCGAAGGAGGCACACTAACCCTGGGCAGTGCGGAAATCGTCGTGGGTGATGGCGTAGCCAAATCAATCGATCCATTAAGGCTTGGGGTCAGCAATGGCCGATTCGATTTCGATCAGGACGGTGGTTTTGCCGAAATCAATTTGATAGGTAACCTGGAAGGTGTCACGGTTTCCGAAGGTACGGAACTGAACCTAAAGACCGCCAATTTGCTGCTGGATGATGACTATAGAGACCATGCCAGCGGTGACCGTCCGCGCGACTTTGCCCAAATGACCTTGCTGGAAGAGCATTTGCGTTCCGGCAATAGCCTGAATCTGTTGGGACGCGGCGATGTCATTTTGGCGACCGGTAGCACGGTGACGATGGATACACAAGGTAGCGTTGGCTTGGTTTCCTCCCAGGGTGGTGTCTATGTCGACGGTAGCATCAATACGCCGGGCGGTAGTATTCGTCTAGCGATAGAATCCTCCGCTAACGCCGAATTCGATGATAGCCAAAGTGTTAGGCTTGGCCCGAACGCACGCTTACTGGCGCGGGGTGCTACCCGTCTGAATCCTCCGGATAGCTTGGGCCGGCAAACCGGCGAAGTCCTGGACGGCGGCCTGGTTAGCTTTGATTTGCAACGCGGCAGCCTGATTTTCGAGCAAGGATCATTGGTGGACGTTTCCGGCACCCATACCGTGTTGGATTTACCCAAGCAAGGCGATAGCGCCGACATCACCACCCCAACCCAGGTATTTGGCGATGCCGGCAAGGTTGACATCTCGGTGGCCGAAGGCGCGGTTTTCGACGGCAAGATCATTGGTCTGGTCGGCTCGGATAGTGCGCGCGGCGGTCGGTTTTCGTTTGCGTTGGATCGGACCCGGCGATCGCCGCCCCAGGAACCGGTGGCGCCTTTTCCCAATAACCCGCTGGTGGTACGGCTCAGAAACGACCAGGAACCGCTATTCGATAGCGATGTTGAGTTCGGCGAGAGCATACCAGAGGTGTACGAGGGGCAGGGCTTCCTTTCGGCCAGCATGTTACAGGATGGAGGGTTTACCGACATTCGGTTGAAATCCCCCGATACCATTCGTTTTGAAGGTAATGTGACTTTAAACGCCAAGGCGCGTATCGATCTGGATGCGGCGGTCATTGACTGGGTGGGGTTGAATGGCGAGGCGAACGGTGTGGTTAATCTGAATAGCGCATTGATTCGGATGGGGTCGAGTCTGCAGCGCGAAGTTAGCGGATTACCGGCCACCGGTGCGGCGATTTTTACCGCCCAAGCTAAATGGATTGAATTGTTCGGCGCTACGCGTTGGGATAAATTCAACGCCATCAGCTTGAATAGCGCTTACGATTTGCGCACGGTCGGTTTGCGCTTCGGCGCCCAGCGCGAGTTTCTAGGCGCGATGGTGACGGCCGCCAACCTGAACCTGAAGGCCGGTCAAATTTATCCGAGTACGCTGAGCAAGTTTACTTTTGCAGTCAGAAACAATGTGCTAGGCCGAATCAATATCTCATCCAGCGGCAATAGCGTTGAAACGCCGCTGTCGGCGGCGGGTAGCCTGAATTTCGAAGCCTCGGCGATAGAGCAGGGTGGCGTGATCAGGGCTCCGCTAGGCGTCATCAATCTGACCGCGGCCGATCATCTAACCTTGCACAATGGCAGCCTGACCTCGGTATCCGGTCAAGGACTGATTATTCCATTCGGCGTGACTCAAGCCGGACTGGATTGGTTGTATCCACTGGATAGCATTCGCAATTTAGTCTTTAACACGCCGCCGGAGAAAAAACTGGTTCTAAACGCGCCGGAACTGATTTTGGAAAAAGGCAGCACGGTTGATGTTTCCGGTGGAGGCGATTTATATGGTTACGAATTCTTGCCGGGTTCCGGTGGTTCGTATGACTATCTCAATACCGGTAGCCAGTCATATCAAGGCGGCTTTGCCATTTTGCCAAGTCTGGGTTCGGAACTGTCGCCTTTCGACCATTACGAATACAACACCCTCGGCTGGTCGCGCGAAATCGGCAGCAAGGTCTATTTGAGCGGTGACAATGATATGGGCTTGGCCGCCGGCGAATATACCATCCTGCCGGCGCACTATGCCTTACTGCCGGGGGCATTTCTGGTAACGCCGCAAACCGGTACGCGGGATCAAACGATTACGACATTCAATACCCAGGGTTTGCCGATAGTCACCGGCTATTATACCGAGGCTGGAGCCGGTACCCGCGACGCGCGCCGAACCGGCTTTCGTATCGAAAACGGTGCCGACGTGCGTTTACGCTCGGAGTACGAAGAGCACTTGGCCAACGATTATTATCCGGCACAGGCCTTGAAAAACGAGACCGTGGCGCCGTTCTTGCCGATGGACAGCGGCCAGATTTCGCTCGTGGCTCAGAATAAACTGGTACTGGAAAGCACTTTCATGGTCGATGCCCTCGCGGGTGGTCGCGGCGCTAGAATGGATATAGCCGCCGATAAGATTCACGTGGTCAGTGGTTTGAGTCAATCGCCGCAAACCGGGGTTTTGGAAGTGCTGGCTAGCGATTTGAACAATCTGAGCGTGGATAGTTTGATGCTCGGTGGTGATCGCGCGCGTAGCGCCAGTACCGGCGAAACCGATATTACGGTGAGGGCGGAAGAAGTGATCTTCACTAGCGGCACTCGTCTCGGCGTCAAGGATTTGATTGCAGTGGCGACCGATAAGGTCGAGGTACAAAGCGGCGCGGCGTTATCGGCCCAAGGTCCGGTCGACACGGGTGACAGGGTTCTTAATGTTACTGGCGACGGGGCCTTACTGCGGTTGTCGGGCGATGAGCAAATAACGTTGAACAGAAGCAATGCGGACGAAGTAAATGGTCAATTGATCATTGCCGCCGGCGCGACACTGTCGGCTTCGGATTCGATGTTGTTGGATGCCACTGATTCGACCATTTTACAAGGCGACATTTTGATGAGCCAAGGTTCGTTGAGTCTGAGCGCCAAAAGAATCAATCTGGGCGAGGTCGACAATCTGGGGGGGAATGCGCTGAATCTGTCCAATCGCAAATTGCTGAATCTGTCGGTGGATGAATTGATTCTGTCGGCCCGGGATAGTATAGGAATTTACGGTAATCTAGGCCTACAAGAAGCGGTTGCTTTCAAGCGCTTAGTTATCGACAGCGCCGGTTTCACCGGGCACGGCCAGTCCGGCAACCGAGGGCGAATCCAGGCCGATACCCTGCGTTTGCAAAACAGCCGAGGCGTCTCCAGTCAGCAGGTTGCGGATGGGTTGGGTAGTTTCGATTTGATCGGCGACAACATTGAATTCGGTAGCGGTAACCTGGTTATGCAAGGCTTTGATGCCGTCAACATTCTGGCCGGCAAGCAATTGCGCGCCGACGGCATTAGCGTATTGGACATTAGGACGGATTTGAATCTATCCACCCCGGTACTGACCGCGTCAGGCGGCGCCGATTTGACTATCGATTCAACCGGGTACAATGTTCAATTTAATGCGTTGTCTTCCACCGAGGAAGTCGCCAGTGGTTTTGGTGCCGCGTTGTCGGTGATTGCCGACAGTATTGCTTTTAACACCCGGGTCTTGCTGCCGTCGGGTCGATTGAGCCTTCATGCCCTATCCGGCGATGTCAGCTTGGGCGGTCAAGCCGAACTGGATTTGGCGGGGCGGGCGGTCAAGTTTGCCGATATTTACGATTACACGCCGGGCGGCAATTTTACCGCCGTCTCGGATCACGGTAAGGTGATATTGGCGGCGGGTTCCCTGGTCGATCTCGACAGCGGCGGCGGCAATAGTGCCGGGGGGCTGTTGAAATTGCAAGCGGCCGAGCAATCGCTGGTGTTGGCCGGTCAAGTCCAAGCCAGGGCCGGTAGTGCCTATGTCGAAGTCGACGGTTTCAGCGCCGGCATCGGTTTTGATGCCCTGATGCAAACGCTGTACGGTGCCGGTGTTAACCAATCGGTTTATTTTCGATCTCATAGCGCTGATATCGCACAGGGTGCAAACTCCATCATCAACGCGCATGACATAACGCTGGTGGCGGATAGCGGCGCGATTGATTTATCGGGTAGTCTGAATGCCAACGGCGGCAGTGAAGGTGGAACAATTGCTTTATACGCCGGTGACGGCATTACCTTGAGCGACGGCGCGAGTCTGACGGCTAAAGGCGATAAGGGCGGCAAGGTATTGTTGTCGTCAACCGACAGCGACAACGACACTATCGGAGGTATCGACATCAAAGCCGGCTCGTTGATCGATGTCAGCGGCAATACCAACGAGCAGGGCGGCGAAGTCACCTTGCGCGCTTTACGTGACGGTAACGGCATCAAGATTCAGCCGATTGCAGGCAACGTGCAAGGTTTTGCCCAACGGAATGCGGTTTACGACGACAGTAACAACTTGGTTGAATACGGCTACAGCGAGTTTTTCGCCGAAGGGGTTCTGAAATATATCGATGCTAATGGTTTGCTGACCAGTGATGACTATGCGGCAATAAAAGCCGATACCGACGCTTACATGACGGCCGGCAATATGCAGGCGGTGACGGCATTATTGGGAGCCCGATTGCGGGCCGGGGTCGAAGTCGATTACAACGGTAATTTAACCGTCAGCGATCGTTGGGACTTGGCCGATTGGCGTTATAGTGACGGTAGCGATTTGGTGATGATGCCGGGCACGCTGACTATCCGCGCCGGAGGAGACCTGCGTTTCGACCAGTCGCTGACGGACGGTTTCAAGGATGGGGTGATTTCGTCGATATTCGGCGATATTCCGTTTAGCGATATGCTGCAAGCCGGTGCCTCCTGGTCTTACCGCCTGACCGCCGGCGCCGACTTGAGCAGCGCCGATATAGCCGCCACCGGCACGATCGGTAATCTAAAAGTCGGCTCGAATACCGCGATACGTACCGGTAGCGGCGACATGCAACTGGTTGCCGGCGGCGACATCGAGTTGGCCGATGCCAGTTCGACGATCTACAACGCCGGCCGTATTGCCGATAGCAATCCTTACGGCAGCCTGGCGTTGCATATGGCAATCGGATCAGCCCCTTATGTCTATTATCCGGTTGACGGTGGCGATCTGCTGCTTCGGGCCGGCGGCGATATTAAAGGCGCCAATACCAGCCAGTTTATCAACGATTGGTTGATCAGGCAGGGTAGCGCGGATTTCGTCACGGATCAGCCGTATCTGCTGCCGGTCGCACAGACTTTGGAGTCGCTGAAAAACGACGCGGCCGGATTGGCGGCCTATAAGGCAAGTTTGCCGGCCGCGGTTCAGGCCCGCATCGTCGACGGTTATCGACTCGATTCACGGGCCTATGCCGAACCGACCAGTTGGGGATTGTTGCTAACTAATTTCCAACAAAATATCGGTTCGTTCGGCGGCGGCGATGTGACTATCAGCGCCGGTAACGACATCGTCGACTTATCGGTGATGATGCCGACTACCGGCAAACAAACCGGCGATCCCGCCTTCGATCCGAATAATCCCGAAACTCTGGCATTGTTCAGCAATAGCCTGGAGATCAGTGCCAGCGGCGACATGCGGGTGGCAGCCGGCGGCGATATCAAGGGCGGCGCCTATTTAATCGGTCAAGGCCAGGCTAGTTTGGTGGCGGGGGGCGAGATTGGCGGCGGTAGCCAATTTAGCACCGGTCCGCAGCTGTTGCTGGGCGACGGTCAAATCAGCCTGTTGGCCAACCGGCAATTGAGCGTGGCCGGGGTGTCGGACCCGATGATTCTGCACGGTGGCGAAACCAACTTCTTTAGTTATACCGACGATAGTGCAATTGCCGCGCGTTCGTTATCCGGCGATGTGCATTTAGGTGCCAGTATTGCCGCGATTGCACCGATTCTGAATCCGGGCAGTAATCAAACCGCCTTGGCCCAAGTTTATCCCGGCACGTTGGCGGCGACCGCGTTTGGCGGCAGCGTGGTACTCGATAGCGACCTGGTGTTGTTCCCGGCGCCGCTCGCGAATGTCAATATATTGGCCGAACAGGATTTCAAATCACAAGGCGCGGCCAGCCGTCTGGCGATGTCCGATGCCGATCGCGGCTTGCTGCCTACTGCATTGACACCATTGGCGCGCAGTAATATGAGCGATGCCAGTGCCAGAATCAATCCGTTCGGTCTGGCCAGTTTTGTGCATGCCGCCACGCCGGTTCACGCCGACGACACCACGCCCGTCAGATTGGTGGCACGGACCGGCAATATCGAAAATGTCCAGATCAATTTGGCGA comes from the Methylomonas sp. LL1 genome and includes:
- a CDS encoding filamentous haemagglutinin family protein; protein product: MRIVVAGGMFVGAVARAELPIPAQAWVSSGSATNQVLGNTLRIDQQTDKAILNWESFNVGQQNVVQFVQPNATSIALNRIQQQDPSRIFGQIIANGQIYLYNKNGFVFGKDSVVNANSVLASTLNITDEVFNRGITRVFDEDGRAALAVDGAFDASTSKILIEAGAKINVDKAGRIILAAPTIENKGSLTADAQGQIIMAASQDKVYLQAADSESPFAGLVVEVETGGKVTNAGDILARQGNVTLAGFAVNQQGRISATTSVSVNGSIRLLAQEKHDTVGGKLVGTKTTRDNDLGDGLGTEAKLNFAGGSVTQVVADSDGGSAIDEQEQPQSYIEASGHTVSMQSGSAIVAPAGKVNITATDKPQSPLQGTSGRIFMDTGAVIDVSGSANVAVPIERNVAEISVQSFELRDAPLQKTGPLKGETVKIDLRKGSKIVDTSGAESRISRSIEERLGTGGEINLTSSGDVVINSGAKIDISGGSVDYQDGYISTTKLLTEYGRVVDISDADPNERYVGIFGIVNEDHEKWGVYKEWNILDQFASAQFEAGYAEGLAAGSLNIKAPNLAWNGRLIAGSGNGIYQRRPGNRADGGHFLFDSTAFVTALQKVRFQTDKNSLDIGQDEPFPQDQEDQPQALILSTELTNRSEVQHVLIKTLAEVEVAADANINMVPGGEFNIQAAGIDIQGKVHAAGGEITLAIADSLAELNLGEGSELDVAGQWVNDYMLGYTQTPTDSLYVDGGKVKVNSVGDLYLRAGGKINADGGAWLAQNGKLTPGKGGSIELIADGQGFASPSRLHLDGSLSAASLSEGGTLTLGSAEIVVGDGVAKSIDPLRLGVSNGRFDFDQDGGFAEINLIGNLEGVTVSEGTELNLKTANLLLDDDYRDHASGDRPRDFAQMTLLEEHLRSGNSLNLLGRGDVILATGSTVTMDTQGSVGLVSSQGGVYVDGSINTPGGSIRLAIESSANAEFDDSQSVRLGPNARLLARGATRLNPPDSLGRQTGEVLDGGLVSFDLQRGSLIFEQGSLVDVSGTHTVLDLPKQGDSADITTPTQVFGDAGKVDISVAEGAVFDGKIIGLVGSDSARGGRFSFALDRTRRSPPQEPVAPFPNNPLVVRLRNDQEPLFDSDVEFGESIPEVYEGQGFLSASMLQDGGFTDIRLKSPDTIRFEGNVTLNAKARIDLDAAVIDWVGLNGEANGVVNLNSALIRMGSSLQREVSGLPATGAAIFTAQAKWIELFGATRWDKFNAISLNSAYDLRTVGLRFGAQREFLGAMVTAANLNLKAGQIYPSTLSKFTFAVRNNVLGRINISSSGNSVETPLSAAGSLNFEASAIEQGGVIRAPLGVINLTAADHLTLHNGSLTSVSGQGLIIPFGVTQAGLDWLYPLDSIRNLVFNTPPEKKLVLNAPELILEKGSTVDVSGGGDLYGYEFLPGSGGSYDYLNTGSQSYQGGFAILPSLGSELSPFDHYEYNTLGWSREIGSKVYLSGDNDMGLAAGEYTILPAHYALLPGAFLVTPQTGTRDQTITTFNTQGLPIVTGYYTEAGAGTRDARRTGFRIENGADVRLRSEYEEHLANDYYPAQALKNETVAPFLPMDSGQISLVAQNKLVLESTFMVDALAGGRGARMDIAADKIHVVSGLSQSPQTGVLEVLASDLNNLSVDSLMLGGDRARSASTGETDITVRAEEVIFTSGTRLGVKDLIAVATDKVEVQSGAALSAQGPVDTGDRVLNVTGDGALLRLSGDEQITLNRSNADEVNGQLIIAAGATLSASDSMLLDATDSTILQGDILMSQGSLSLSAKRINLGEVDNLGGNALNLSNRKLLNLSVDELILSARDSIGIYGNLGLQEAVAFKRLVIDSAGFTGHGQSGNRGRIQADTLRLQNSRGVSSQQVADGLGSFDLIGDNIEFGSGNLVMQGFDAVNILAGKQLRADGISVLDIRTDLNLSTPVLTASGGADLTIDSTGYNVQFNALSSTEEVASGFGAALSVIADSIAFNTRVLLPSGRLSLHALSGDVSLGGQAELDLAGRAVKFADIYDYTPGGNFTAVSDHGKVILAAGSLVDLDSGGGNSAGGLLKLQAAEQSLVLAGQVQARAGSAYVEVDGFSAGIGFDALMQTLYGAGVNQSVYFRSHSADIAQGANSIINAHDITLVADSGAIDLSGSLNANGGSEGGTIALYAGDGITLSDGASLTAKGDKGGKVLLSSTDSDNDTIGGIDIKAGSLIDVSGNTNEQGGEVTLRALRDGNGIKIQPIAGNVQGFAQRNAVYDDSNNLVEYGYSEFFAEGVLKYIDANGLLTSDDYAAIKADTDAYMTAGNMQAVTALLGARLRAGVEVDYNGNLTVSDRWDLADWRYSDGSDLVMMPGTLTIRAGGDLRFDQSLTDGFKDGVISSIFGDIPFSDMLQAGASWSYRLTAGADLSSADIAATGTIGNLKVGSNTAIRTGSGDMQLVAGGDIELADASSTIYNAGRIADSNPYGSLALHMAIGSAPYVYYPVDGGDLLLRAGGDIKGANTSQFINDWLIRQGSADFVTDQPYLLPVAQTLESLKNDAAGLAAYKASLPAAVQARIVDGYRLDSRAYAEPTSWGLLLTNFQQNIGSFGGGDVTISAGNDIVDLSVMMPTTGKQTGDPAFDPNNPETLALFSNSLEISASGDMRVAAGGDIKGGAYLIGQGQASLVAGGEIGGGSQFSTGPQLLLGDGQISLLANRQLSVAGVSDPMILHGGETNFFSYTDDSAIAARSLSGDVHLGASIAAIAPILNPGSNQTALAQVYPGTLAATAFGGSVVLDSDLVLFPAPLANVNILAEQDFKSQGAASRLAMSDADRGLLPTALTPLARSNMSDASARINPFGLASFVHAATPVHADDTTPVRLVARTGNIENVQINLAKKALVQTGNDFKNTLLWIQHANADDGTVFDIGRDLKYTSNRDVNGQLAPNINEIKVAGSGEVLIKTGRHLDLGAAVGISTVGDLGNPALADSGAALTTLVGLNGKQPAYVDFIEKYLQTDSVYPTDALLVGELITEYMRDKFNDPNLSNDQAWSAFKALEANDYLALQPKLNAMLVSVYMNEIRAAGRAAAKAPDSEKMDAYQRGLNAIETLFPDQDWRGDLSMFFSKIHTLDDGTINLLVPGGGINAGLAAGTDAKQPSELGIVVQRAGDINAVIRDDFLVNQSRVFALAGGDIMLWSSKGDLNAGAGAKSSIAAPPPQITFDENGNMVVVFPPIVSGSGIRTAAEAGDIPGDVDLFALEGVVDAGEAGISGTGVTISATAVLGAKNIEVGGIATGVPVASTGSLAAGLTGAGNLTAGVSQMAESSVGNSTDKDSNQAANAVLGMLSVEVVGHGD